The Wansuia hejianensis genomic interval GTTTCCACACCAAGCAGACGGTTTTCCACCTCCCGCACGGCTTCGTCCGTGGGAACGGGTATAATGTCAACAGACAACATCATATTCCTGTTCAGCTCACAAAGCTCCGCCACCATACTGTCCTTGATATAGGCGGCGTATTCTCTGAGGAAAATCACACGCCCGTATCTATCGCCCATACGGAAGTAGTCGCTCTCAAATTCAAAGGTATCGGGGCAGATAAAATCCTTGAAATCGTGACCTTTCCGCATCGTCTGGGTAATATCGAAGTGGAACGCTGTTTCTTCTCCTGTACGATAGAAGTCGTGGAAGATACGCAGCTTGTCGCCTGCGTCCAGTTCCACACACTTCGACCCCAGACGGTTAAAGTGGGCGATAAGGTCAGCACCCACACGGGCGAAGTAGTTTCGTGCTTCCTCGATATTCTTCTTGCAGACAGATACGGTTACATACTTATCCTGTACGATGGAATTAGCCCCTGTCGCCTTATCCAGAAGCATTTTGTTGTATTCCTTACGGTACTTATCCAGACCGTCATCAGCCATCGGAATTAAGATGGTCTGTTCAAAATCAGCTTTGTTCAAGCGACGGTTGTTGATAGTGAGCTTTGTGGTCGCACCGCTGTCAAGGGAATTTAGAAGCTCCGAGTATTCAAGGAACATCGCTTCCTTATCCTCACGGCTTGCCACGGCATAGTTTATATCCTCAAACTTAAAGGTCTTTGCGTACTTGTTCCTGCCGACAAGGAAAATGCCGTCCTCCCAGATTGTCTTAATCGGGATAACATTCTGTACCGACTTCGGCACGACAAACTTTTCCCTGTCCTGCTTGAACAGATTTTTAAGAGTTTTCAGCATTGTTTACCTCCTTGCTGCGTTTCGCTTTTTTCTTTTTCGATTTCTTTGGTTTTGGCGTCCTGCCTTTCTGCTTTTTCCGTACTGTCGTCAACCCTTTTTCATAGGCTTCAATGGTTGGCTTCATCGTTTCATAATAGAGATTATCTGGCAGGAACATCAGCTTTTTCGGCATCAGAAATTCTGATTTAATCCACGCCCAGACAAACTGCTCTGCGGTCATACCGTTGTATTTGATAAATCCCATAGCCGCAAAGGGGAACGCACCTAAGATACAAACCCAACTGAGGGTTTCCGTACCAAACCGTGGACGGAGAAGGAAATACAAACCCACCGCCACGCCGCAGGCAAGGACAGAAAAAATGAACTGTCTGAGGGACAGTCCAAAAAACATACTCTCCGTATAATTACGGATTTCCTTATTTATCTTGACTTCCAATCATAGCACCTCCCTTACAAGCCCATCATTTCTCTTACAACACGGTCTGCCATTTTGACCGCACCGACAAGGACGAGCATATTGAACACAAGCTCCCCGATATAGCTCCACACCATAGATACCGCAGCCGCATCGGGATTGACTACGGGCGGAGAAGAAGCAAACAGGGAAAAGATAATGCAGGCAAGCACGATAACCGCACCTTCAAGGCATACAGCGGCATAGCTCTTAAT includes:
- a CDS encoding PrgI family protein, producing MEVKINKEIRNYTESMFFGLSLRQFIFSVLACGVAVGLYFLLRPRFGTETLSWVCILGAFPFAAMGFIKYNGMTAEQFVWAWIKSEFLMPKKLMFLPDNLYYETMKPTIEAYEKGLTTVRKKQKGRTPKPKKSKKKKAKRSKEVNNAENS